In one Corallococcus sp. EGB genomic region, the following are encoded:
- a CDS encoding glycosyltransferase family 2 protein has product MTTAVKPPSISLFFPAWNEEDYVERAVSRALEVLPKLTDDFEIIVVNDASTDRTQEVCDALAAKVPQLRVITHPVNLKLGGAMRTGLAASTKDLVLYSDIDLPWDMRELERALHLMEYLEADMICAFRFDRTSEGAKRIVYSFVYNLLIRALFDIQIKDVNFSFKLMHRRVLESMELKSQGSFIDAELVVKAIRKGFRVFQMGVDYFPRTRGVSTLASPSVILKMMKELVSLYPETRSPPQPGKPVRLPPSVQPLRSVQGHAGRG; this is encoded by the coding sequence ATGACGACCGCGGTAAAGCCCCCGAGCATCAGCCTCTTCTTCCCCGCCTGGAACGAGGAGGACTACGTCGAGCGCGCCGTGAGCCGCGCCCTGGAAGTCCTGCCGAAGCTCACCGACGACTTCGAAATCATCGTCGTCAACGACGCCTCCACGGACCGCACGCAGGAGGTCTGCGACGCGTTGGCGGCGAAGGTGCCTCAGCTTCGGGTCATCACGCACCCGGTGAACCTGAAGCTGGGCGGGGCGATGCGGACGGGGCTGGCGGCGAGCACGAAGGACCTGGTGCTGTACTCGGACATCGACCTGCCGTGGGACATGCGGGAGCTGGAGCGGGCGCTGCACCTGATGGAGTACCTGGAGGCGGACATGATCTGCGCCTTCCGGTTCGACCGCACGAGCGAGGGCGCCAAGCGCATCGTGTACTCGTTCGTCTACAACCTGCTCATCCGGGCGCTGTTCGACATCCAGATCAAGGACGTGAACTTCAGCTTCAAGCTGATGCACCGGCGGGTGCTGGAGTCGATGGAGCTCAAGAGCCAGGGCTCGTTCATCGACGCGGAGCTGGTGGTGAAGGCCATCCGCAAGGGCTTCCGGGTGTTCCAGATGGGCGTGGACTACTTCCCGCGCACGCGCGGCGTCTCCACGCTGGCGTCGCCGTCCGTCATCCTGAAGATGATGAAGGAGCTGGTGTCGCTGTACCCGGAGACGCGCTCGCCGCCGCAGCCGGGCAAGCCGGTGCGCCTGCCGCCGTCGGTGCAGCCGTTGCGCTCGGTGCAGGGCCACGCGGGGCGCGGGTAG
- a CDS encoding diguanylate cyclase yields MKAQPYTLLVVDDSQALLPQLVRTLGPEDFALRVARSGPEALGLTQEVDGVLLCASGLEEVQAQALLESLTPPQPAPRPAVVVLAPQEDRTLRLTALRRGAEVILTPWDEEELRLRLYRSLETHSRWVSLHSQVEELRRLAVTDGLTQVHNHRYFQERLREEFRRSQRYDESLSLILVDLDHFKNINDAHGHGAGDRVLREVAASLQHSVRETDLVARYGGEEFAILLPCTHLPGALTVAERIRKEINELHAGPEGALRVTASLGVSSFPHRAILTPEQLLLTADEALYRAKREGRDRICLHPPAPLFSAPPSRAG; encoded by the coding sequence GTGAAGGCCCAGCCCTACACGCTCCTGGTCGTGGATGATTCGCAGGCGCTGCTGCCGCAACTGGTGCGCACGCTCGGCCCCGAGGACTTTGCCCTGCGCGTGGCGCGCTCCGGGCCGGAGGCGCTGGGCCTGACCCAGGAGGTAGACGGGGTCCTGCTCTGCGCCAGCGGCCTCGAGGAGGTCCAGGCCCAGGCGCTCCTGGAATCCCTCACCCCACCGCAGCCCGCGCCCCGACCTGCTGTGGTGGTCCTCGCGCCCCAGGAGGACCGCACCCTGCGACTCACCGCGCTTCGCCGGGGGGCTGAGGTGATTTTGACCCCATGGGATGAGGAAGAGCTGCGGTTGAGGCTCTACCGGAGCCTGGAGACGCACTCGCGGTGGGTCTCGCTTCACTCCCAGGTGGAGGAGCTGCGACGCCTGGCGGTGACGGACGGGCTGACCCAGGTGCACAACCACCGCTACTTCCAGGAGCGGCTGCGCGAGGAGTTCCGCCGCTCGCAGCGCTACGACGAGAGCCTGTCGCTCATCCTGGTGGACCTGGACCACTTCAAGAACATCAACGACGCGCACGGCCACGGCGCCGGGGACCGCGTCCTGAGAGAGGTGGCGGCCTCCCTCCAGCACAGCGTGCGCGAGACGGACCTCGTGGCGCGCTACGGCGGCGAGGAGTTCGCCATCCTCCTGCCCTGCACCCACCTGCCCGGCGCCCTCACCGTGGCGGAGCGGATCCGGAAGGAAATCAACGAGTTGCACGCAGGACCCGAGGGCGCCCTGCGCGTCACCGCGTCCCTGGGCGTCTCCAGCTTCCCCCACCGCGCCATCCTCACCCCGGAGCAACTGCTGCTCACCGCCGACGAGGCCCTCTACCGCGCCAAGCGCGAGGGCCGCGACCGCATCTGCCTCCACCCCCCCGCCCCCCTCTTCTCCGCGCCGCCCTCCCGGGCCGGCTGA
- a CDS encoding ATP-binding protein: protein MGTLGAQAQAQDPVPRGRLLLVDDEENILKSIRRVLRRGEWEIETATDAETALRTLERFHPEVVISDFRMPGMNGVEFLNQVKLQEPRAQRIMLTGQADQQAIEEAINRSEIFRFISKPWNDSHLVLTVKSAFEQYALHAENDRLYRVTQEQNAELKHLNADLEERVALRTRLLSTAKREWELSFDCMETPLAVVRARDFAVRRANVAYAQVARRSIEEVPSDVPCHQYLFGRDTPCQGCPLPSAMETGKGARGEVQQGGRSYVVAAYPFAGDDRAVCTYRDVTEEQAMTRRLIETEKMAAVGQLAGGVAHEINNPLGGILAFAQLMSRDAGRSESDLESLKLIEESALRCKRIVESLLKFSRHSRVEDRRLFDLSKCVEDAAVLFRAQLKSMPKVEMKLGLKDGLPKVYGDPGTLAQVVLNLLQNGLQALPGAEGSLSLETGREGDRTFFAVTDTGTGIEERHLPRIFEPSFTTKPPGEGTGLGLSIAYRIVQDHGGTFHVETHVGQGSRFTVYLPIPLQLERLP, encoded by the coding sequence ATGGGAACCCTGGGAGCTCAAGCGCAGGCGCAGGACCCGGTCCCCCGCGGCCGGCTGCTGCTCGTCGATGACGAGGAGAACATCCTCAAGTCCATCCGGCGGGTGCTGCGGCGCGGTGAGTGGGAGATTGAAACGGCGACGGACGCCGAAACGGCGCTGCGCACGCTGGAGCGCTTCCACCCGGAGGTCGTCATCTCCGACTTCCGCATGCCGGGGATGAACGGCGTGGAGTTCCTCAACCAGGTGAAGCTCCAGGAGCCGCGCGCCCAGCGCATCATGCTGACGGGGCAGGCGGATCAGCAGGCCATCGAAGAGGCCATCAACCGCTCCGAAATCTTCCGCTTCATCTCCAAGCCGTGGAACGACAGCCACCTGGTGCTCACGGTGAAGAGCGCCTTCGAGCAGTACGCGCTCCACGCGGAGAACGACCGGCTCTACCGCGTCACGCAGGAGCAGAACGCGGAGCTCAAGCACCTCAACGCGGACCTGGAGGAGCGCGTCGCGCTGCGCACTCGCCTCTTGTCCACGGCCAAGCGCGAGTGGGAGCTGTCCTTCGACTGCATGGAGACGCCGCTCGCGGTGGTGCGCGCGCGGGACTTCGCGGTGCGCCGGGCCAACGTTGCCTACGCGCAGGTGGCCCGCCGCTCCATCGAAGAGGTGCCCTCCGACGTCCCGTGCCACCAGTACCTCTTCGGCCGGGACACGCCGTGCCAGGGCTGCCCTTTGCCCTCCGCCATGGAGACGGGCAAGGGCGCGCGCGGGGAGGTCCAGCAGGGCGGGCGCAGCTACGTGGTGGCGGCCTATCCCTTCGCCGGCGACGACCGCGCGGTGTGCACCTACCGCGACGTCACGGAAGAGCAGGCGATGACCCGCCGGCTCATCGAGACGGAGAAGATGGCCGCGGTGGGCCAGCTCGCGGGCGGCGTGGCGCACGAAATCAACAACCCGCTGGGCGGCATCCTCGCCTTCGCGCAGCTGATGTCCCGCGACGCGGGCCGCAGCGAGAGCGACCTGGAGTCGCTGAAGCTCATTGAGGAGAGCGCGCTGCGCTGCAAGCGCATCGTGGAGAGCCTGCTGAAGTTCAGCCGGCACAGCCGCGTGGAGGACCGCCGCCTCTTTGACTTGTCCAAGTGCGTGGAGGACGCCGCGGTGCTCTTCCGCGCGCAGCTCAAGTCCATGCCCAAGGTGGAGATGAAGCTGGGCCTGAAGGACGGGCTGCCCAAGGTGTACGGCGACCCCGGCACGCTCGCGCAGGTGGTTCTCAACCTGCTGCAGAACGGCCTGCAGGCGCTGCCTGGCGCCGAGGGGAGCCTGTCCCTGGAGACGGGGCGCGAGGGCGACCGGACCTTCTTCGCGGTGACGGACACCGGGACGGGCATCGAGGAGCGGCACCTGCCGCGCATCTTCGAGCCGTCCTTCACCACCAAGCCGCCCGGTGAGGGCACCGGCCTGGGGCTGTCCATCGCCTATCGCATCGTCCAGGACCATGGGGGCACGTTCCATGTGGAGACCCACGTGGGCCAGGGCTCCCGCTTCACCGTCTACCTGCCTATTCCCCTGCAGCTCGAGAGGTTGCCGTGA
- a CDS encoding sigma-54 dependent transcriptional regulator: MNQVKRAKVLVVDDDSVVLKAVTQILQREGHPVVAIDDAVEGLAAAKDPSIDVVVLDIKMPHLSGMDLLRAIKADRPDVEVIMMTAFATVETAVEAVKAGAYDYLTKPFENIDEVSLTVAKAAERKALKDRTRALEEALTARSQFEDLIGQSAQMRAVFKLVETVSHSTATVLIQGESGTGKELVARAIHYRSARRDKPFVAVNCSALTETLLESELFGHVKGSFTGATGNKKGLFEAADGGTIFLDEIGDVPPATQVRLLRVLQEGEVKRVGANEPVKVDVRVIAATHVDLSRAKEQGKFREDLFYRLNVITIDLPPLRDRPEDVPLLAHHFLKVYASKADKKVTGISPRAMEALTCNRWTGNVRELENVIERAVVLTANDAIDVEDLPPGFQAAPQADSAVEVFSLAHLPYAQAKRLAMRAFERRYLSALLEKNNHNVSSAARAAGVDRSNFRRLLKQYEVAGRSMKPRSPKGPEADSGPGVPALEAVS, encoded by the coding sequence GTGAACCAAGTCAAGCGCGCCAAGGTCCTCGTTGTGGATGACGACTCCGTCGTCCTCAAGGCCGTCACCCAGATCCTCCAGCGGGAAGGCCACCCGGTGGTGGCCATCGACGACGCGGTGGAGGGGCTCGCGGCGGCGAAGGACCCGTCCATCGACGTGGTGGTGCTCGACATCAAGATGCCGCACCTGTCCGGCATGGACCTGCTGCGCGCCATCAAGGCGGACCGCCCGGACGTGGAGGTCATCATGATGACGGCCTTCGCCACCGTGGAGACGGCGGTGGAGGCGGTGAAGGCGGGCGCGTACGACTACCTCACCAAGCCCTTCGAGAACATCGACGAGGTGAGCCTCACGGTGGCCAAGGCCGCCGAGCGCAAGGCGCTGAAGGACCGCACCCGCGCGCTGGAGGAGGCGCTCACCGCGCGCAGCCAGTTCGAGGACCTCATCGGCCAGTCCGCGCAGATGCGCGCCGTGTTCAAGCTGGTGGAGACGGTCAGCCACTCCACCGCCACGGTGCTCATCCAGGGCGAGAGCGGCACGGGCAAGGAGCTGGTCGCCCGCGCCATCCACTACCGCAGCGCGCGCCGCGACAAGCCCTTCGTGGCCGTCAACTGTTCCGCGCTGACGGAGACGCTCCTGGAGAGTGAGCTCTTCGGCCACGTGAAGGGCAGCTTCACCGGCGCCACCGGCAACAAGAAGGGCCTCTTCGAGGCGGCCGACGGCGGCACCATCTTCCTGGACGAGATCGGCGACGTGCCCCCGGCCACCCAGGTGCGCCTCTTGCGCGTCCTGCAGGAGGGGGAGGTCAAGCGCGTGGGCGCCAACGAGCCCGTGAAGGTGGACGTGCGCGTCATCGCCGCCACGCACGTGGACCTGTCCCGCGCGAAGGAGCAGGGCAAGTTCCGCGAGGACCTCTTCTATCGCCTCAACGTCATCACCATCGACCTGCCGCCCCTGCGCGACCGCCCGGAGGACGTGCCGCTGCTCGCGCACCACTTCCTCAAGGTCTACGCGTCCAAGGCGGACAAGAAGGTCACCGGCATCAGCCCGCGCGCCATGGAGGCGCTCACCTGCAACCGGTGGACGGGCAACGTGCGCGAGCTGGAGAACGTCATCGAGCGCGCGGTGGTGCTGACGGCCAACGACGCCATTGACGTGGAGGACCTGCCGCCCGGCTTCCAGGCCGCGCCGCAGGCGGACTCGGCGGTGGAGGTGTTCAGCCTGGCGCACCTGCCGTACGCCCAGGCCAAGCGCCTGGCCATGCGCGCCTTCGAGCGCCGCTACCTGTCCGCGCTGCTGGAGAAGAACAACCACAACGTGTCCAGCGCGGCGCGCGCGGCCGGCGTGGACCGCTCCAACTTCCGCCGCCTGCTCAAGCAGTACGAGGTCGCCGGCCGCAGCATGAAGCCGCGCTCGCCCAAGGGCCCGGAGGCGGACAGCGGCCCGGGCGTGCCCGCCCTCGAAGCCGTGTCGTGA
- a CDS encoding replication-associated recombination protein A, with translation MDLFDHASQKEQAILAPLAERMRPTSLSEYLGQEHLTGEGRFLRRALEADQVPSLILWGPPGTGKTTLAQLIARSTGAAFETMSAVLAGVKDIRETVARAQDRWKLQRQRTLLFIDEIHRFNKSQQDALLPHVEKGTVTLIGATTENPSFEVNAALLSRCRVVTLRGLEQEELIAVMRHAVADPRGLDGKVAVDDAALEFIADAAGGDARKALTALEAAAAYGGKVVDRKVAEEALQQKMLLYDKGGEEHYNVVSAFIKSMRGSDVDAALYWMTRMLEAGEDPVFIFRRMVIFASEDVGNADPRALGVAVDALRAFQLMGLPEGTLPLTQAVTYLALAPKSNAVIAAYAAVREAVTKEGALPVPMHLRNAPTKLMKSLGYGGGYKYPHNFEGNYVPEDYLPEALRARCFYTPTRNGFEAELSERYEAIQQQLAARRSEREPGEDG, from the coding sequence ATGGACCTCTTCGACCACGCCAGCCAGAAGGAACAGGCCATCCTGGCGCCGCTCGCCGAGCGCATGCGCCCCACCTCGCTCAGCGAGTACCTGGGCCAGGAGCACCTCACCGGCGAGGGCCGCTTCCTGCGCCGCGCCCTGGAGGCCGACCAGGTGCCCAGCCTCATCCTCTGGGGCCCGCCGGGCACCGGCAAGACGACGCTCGCCCAGCTCATCGCGCGCTCCACCGGCGCCGCCTTCGAGACCATGTCCGCCGTGCTCGCGGGCGTGAAGGACATCCGCGAGACGGTGGCCCGCGCGCAGGACCGCTGGAAGCTCCAGCGCCAGCGCACGCTGCTCTTCATCGACGAGATCCACCGCTTCAACAAGTCGCAGCAGGACGCGCTGCTGCCCCACGTGGAGAAGGGCACCGTCACCCTGATTGGCGCCACCACGGAGAACCCGTCCTTCGAGGTGAACGCCGCGCTCCTGTCGCGCTGCCGCGTCGTCACCCTGCGCGGGCTGGAGCAGGAGGAGCTCATCGCCGTCATGCGCCACGCCGTGGCGGACCCTCGGGGCCTTGACGGCAAGGTGGCCGTGGACGACGCGGCGCTGGAGTTCATCGCGGACGCGGCGGGCGGGGACGCGCGCAAGGCCCTCACCGCGCTGGAGGCCGCGGCGGCGTACGGCGGCAAGGTGGTGGACCGCAAGGTGGCGGAGGAGGCGCTCCAGCAGAAGATGCTGCTCTACGACAAGGGCGGCGAGGAGCACTACAACGTCGTCAGCGCGTTCATCAAATCCATGCGCGGCAGCGACGTGGACGCCGCGCTGTACTGGATGACGCGCATGCTGGAGGCGGGCGAGGATCCCGTCTTCATCTTCCGCCGCATGGTCATCTTCGCGTCGGAGGACGTGGGCAACGCGGACCCCCGCGCGCTCGGGGTGGCGGTGGACGCGCTGCGGGCCTTCCAGCTCATGGGCCTGCCGGAGGGCACCCTGCCCCTCACCCAGGCCGTCACGTACCTGGCGCTCGCGCCCAAGTCGAACGCCGTCATCGCCGCGTACGCCGCCGTGCGCGAGGCCGTGACGAAGGAGGGCGCGCTGCCGGTGCCCATGCACCTGCGCAACGCGCCCACGAAGCTGATGAAGTCGCTGGGGTACGGCGGCGGGTACAAGTACCCGCATAACTTCGAGGGCAACTACGTCCCGGAGGACTACCTGCCGGAGGCGCTGCGCGCTCGCTGCTTCTACACCCCGACGCGCAACGGCTTCGAGGCGGAGCTGTCCGAGCGCTACGAGGCCATCCAGCAGCAGCTCGCCGCGCGCCGCAGCGAGCGAGAGCCCGGGGAGGACGGCTGA
- a CDS encoding NAD(+)/NADH kinase: protein MQTLVIIAKRDTPQAVALAAEIRQRHPNLTVLADRALAHALNWPRIEDRDLAARADLVVVLGGDGTLIYAARLLGGRNVPIIGVNLGSLGFMTEVPVEELFSRLDDVLAGNFHVDSRMKLSCRLLRGGRVLIEDEILNDVVINKGALARIADHETSIDGVPITTYKSDGVILATPTGSTAYSLSAGGPIVHPSVDCTILSPICSHALTQRAIVVPADRTIRVTLKSETADTYLTLDGQTGHSLQGGDCIEVVRSPNRVALVRNPRVAYFTILRQKLHWGER from the coding sequence GTGCAGACCCTGGTCATCATCGCGAAGCGAGACACCCCGCAGGCCGTGGCCCTGGCGGCGGAAATCCGGCAGCGCCACCCGAACCTGACGGTGCTGGCCGACCGCGCCCTGGCGCATGCGCTGAACTGGCCCCGCATCGAGGACCGCGACCTGGCGGCGCGCGCGGACCTGGTGGTGGTGCTGGGCGGTGACGGCACGCTCATCTACGCGGCGCGCCTGTTGGGTGGGCGCAACGTGCCCATCATCGGCGTCAACCTGGGCAGCCTGGGCTTCATGACGGAAGTGCCCGTGGAGGAGCTCTTCAGCCGGCTGGATGACGTGCTGGCGGGGAACTTCCACGTGGACTCGCGGATGAAGCTCTCCTGCCGGCTCCTGCGCGGGGGCCGGGTCCTCATCGAGGATGAAATCCTCAACGACGTGGTCATCAACAAGGGCGCGCTCGCGCGCATCGCGGACCACGAGACGTCCATCGACGGGGTGCCCATCACCACGTACAAGTCGGACGGCGTCATCCTGGCCACGCCCACCGGCTCCACGGCGTACTCGCTGTCCGCGGGCGGGCCCATCGTGCACCCGTCGGTGGACTGCACCATCCTGTCGCCCATCTGTTCGCACGCGCTGACCCAGCGGGCCATCGTGGTGCCCGCGGACCGCACCATCCGCGTCACGCTGAAGAGCGAGACGGCGGACACGTACCTCACGCTGGATGGACAGACGGGCCACTCGCTGCAGGGCGGGGACTGCATCGAGGTGGTGCGCTCGCCCAACCGCGTGGCCCTGGTGCGCAACCCCCGCGTGGCCTACTTCACCATCCTCCGGCAGAAGCTCCACTGGGGTGAGCGCTGA
- a CDS encoding serine/threonine-protein kinase has product MTTGGHTTRFGKYELQERLGAGGMAVVHRARYTVAEGVSRPVVIKRVRDPYAQDPAFVQMFLNEARISMGLSHGNIVQVFDFGQQDGEFFLAMEWVDGQPLSRVLKRLKLKGMAHLPAPLAVQLMIEVCKGLHHAHTRRDEQGRPLGLVHRDVSPDNVLVSYEGEVKLTDFGIAKAQLSGRPDTEAGVVRGKFLYLSPEQTRAEALDARSDVYTAGVVLFELLTGRRPVEGDQASVMERIATGDLIPPHAYVPDLDPSLGAVVSRALALRRTDRFTSAEDFQRSLAEWLAYRAPLFPASTLRHLMAWLFEEELKLAGQPPRIPESFLRQVTMWTGEGGPVEADEPERASAVHRAHAEAFPEEHVPGALVGGSPAADLGSGVPGWVWAAVITAAVIFFVGRAVMPDLSEPRSRRLQVVSAPAGAEVRWDGKQVGMTPTVLNVAPGEDSHQLELRFVGYQPWTTTVSQAAVPERVQVTLERLPPPAPPPDPVVDARVKDKEAPPEAPVRRRSTVTVARGESREAADWMARSPDAGAAYTLGQELLTAGSAMQAGEKFWKCLELKESAAECHLGLGRVGVLTDRDAMAREGYQRYLELRPKGLAAAEARRYLQAKAAR; this is encoded by the coding sequence GTGACGACGGGCGGGCACACGACGCGTTTCGGCAAGTACGAGCTGCAGGAACGCCTGGGCGCCGGCGGCATGGCCGTGGTGCACCGCGCGCGTTACACCGTGGCGGAGGGCGTGTCCCGCCCCGTGGTCATCAAGCGCGTGCGGGACCCGTACGCGCAGGACCCCGCCTTCGTGCAGATGTTCCTCAACGAAGCGCGCATCTCCATGGGGCTGTCCCACGGCAACATCGTCCAGGTCTTCGACTTCGGGCAGCAGGATGGCGAGTTCTTCCTGGCCATGGAGTGGGTGGACGGGCAGCCCCTGTCCAGGGTTCTCAAGCGCCTGAAGCTGAAGGGGATGGCGCACCTGCCGGCGCCGCTCGCCGTGCAGCTGATGATTGAAGTCTGCAAGGGCCTGCACCACGCGCACACGCGCCGCGACGAGCAGGGCCGCCCGTTGGGGCTGGTGCACCGCGACGTGTCCCCGGACAACGTCCTCGTCAGCTACGAGGGCGAGGTGAAGCTCACCGACTTCGGCATCGCGAAGGCGCAGCTGTCCGGGCGGCCGGACACGGAAGCGGGCGTGGTGCGCGGCAAGTTCCTCTACCTGTCCCCGGAGCAGACGCGGGCGGAGGCGTTGGATGCGCGCTCGGACGTGTACACGGCGGGCGTGGTGCTCTTCGAGCTGCTCACCGGCCGCAGGCCCGTGGAGGGAGATCAGGCCTCGGTGATGGAGCGCATCGCGACGGGGGACCTGATTCCCCCTCACGCGTATGTCCCGGACCTGGACCCCTCGCTGGGCGCGGTGGTGTCCCGGGCGCTGGCGCTGCGGCGCACGGACCGCTTCACCAGCGCGGAGGACTTCCAGCGTTCGCTGGCGGAGTGGCTCGCGTACCGGGCACCGCTGTTCCCCGCGTCCACGCTGCGCCACCTGATGGCCTGGCTGTTCGAGGAGGAGCTGAAGCTCGCGGGCCAGCCGCCCCGCATCCCGGAGTCCTTCCTGCGTCAGGTGACGATGTGGACGGGGGAGGGCGGCCCGGTGGAGGCGGACGAGCCGGAGCGGGCGTCCGCGGTGCACCGCGCGCACGCCGAGGCGTTCCCGGAGGAGCACGTGCCCGGGGCGCTGGTGGGCGGCAGTCCCGCGGCGGACCTGGGCTCGGGGGTGCCCGGTTGGGTCTGGGCGGCCGTCATCACGGCGGCGGTGATCTTCTTTGTGGGGCGGGCGGTGATGCCCGACCTGTCGGAGCCCCGCTCGCGCAGGCTCCAGGTGGTCTCCGCGCCCGCGGGGGCGGAGGTGCGCTGGGACGGCAAGCAGGTCGGGATGACGCCGACGGTGCTGAACGTCGCGCCGGGCGAGGACTCGCACCAGCTGGAGCTGCGCTTCGTGGGGTACCAGCCGTGGACGACGACCGTGTCGCAGGCCGCCGTGCCGGAGCGCGTGCAGGTGACGCTGGAGCGCCTGCCGCCTCCGGCCCCTCCGCCGGACCCGGTGGTGGACGCGCGGGTGAAGGACAAGGAGGCTCCGCCGGAAGCGCCGGTGCGCAGGCGCAGCACGGTGACGGTGGCCCGGGGCGAATCGCGCGAGGCCGCGGATTGGATGGCGAGGTCTCCCGACGCGGGCGCGGCCTATACGCTGGGGCAGGAGCTGCTCACGGCGGGCAGCGCGATGCAGGCCGGGGAGAAGTTCTGGAAGTGCCTGGAGCTGAAGGAGTCCGCGGCGGAGTGCCACCTGGGCCTGGGCCGGGTGGGCGTGCTGACGGACCGCGACGCCATGGCCCGTGAGGGATATCAGCGCTATCTGGAGCTGCGGCCGAAAGGCCTCGCGGCCGCGGAAGCGCGTAGGTATCTCCAGGCGAAGGCGGCCCGGTAG
- a CDS encoding YdcF family protein, with product MFLFLSKVLDLLLSPLTWALLLGVGGIVLRRWKRLSVASQLAAVGVLYAFSIEPTVALLTRVTEQDAVSTYRPDTVYDAVILLGGGLDAAATERSGQPEYNAAPERMMRTFELLHDGRARQVLITAGNLDARPEAVVEANVLAAQLEHWGIAPERIVKEGRSRNTRENALESEPLVRAHGWKSLLLVTSAAHLPRAAGCFAAVGLKADTLAVDFRSSTLPPAKMSWQPRSGALAQSTDMLRELAGRLVYRLRGWTAPWR from the coding sequence ATGTTCCTCTTCCTGTCGAAGGTGTTGGACCTGCTGTTGTCGCCGCTCACCTGGGCGCTGCTCCTGGGGGTGGGTGGCATCGTGCTGCGCCGGTGGAAGCGCCTGTCGGTGGCGTCCCAGCTGGCGGCGGTGGGCGTGTTGTACGCGTTCTCCATCGAGCCCACGGTGGCGCTGCTGACGCGCGTGACGGAGCAGGACGCGGTGAGCACGTACCGGCCGGACACCGTCTACGACGCGGTCATCCTGCTGGGCGGCGGGCTGGACGCGGCGGCCACGGAGCGCTCGGGGCAGCCGGAGTACAACGCCGCGCCGGAGCGGATGATGCGCACCTTCGAGCTGCTGCACGACGGCCGCGCACGGCAGGTGCTGATTACCGCGGGCAACCTGGATGCGAGGCCGGAGGCGGTGGTGGAGGCGAACGTGCTGGCCGCGCAGCTGGAGCACTGGGGCATCGCGCCCGAGCGCATCGTGAAGGAGGGCCGCAGCCGCAACACCCGCGAGAACGCGCTGGAGTCGGAGCCGCTGGTGCGCGCGCACGGCTGGAAGTCGCTGCTCCTGGTGACCAGCGCCGCGCACCTGCCCCGCGCGGCCGGCTGCTTCGCGGCGGTGGGGCTGAAGGCGGACACGCTCGCGGTGGACTTCCGCTCCTCGACGCTGCCGCCGGCGAAGATGAGCTGGCAGCCGCGCTCGGGGGCGCTCGCCCAGAGCACGGACATGCTGCGCGAGCTGGCGGGACGGCTCGTCTACCGGCTGCGAGGCTGGACCGCGCCCTGGCGGTAG